CAGATGAAGGCTGTCAGGAAAAGATAGCTAGTCGGTGCTTTTTCAATGATGCGGAGTTGCTATCTCCTTGCAAGAGCAATGCCAGTGATGACCAGCAGCATACAAGTAGCGAAACAAGTAATCTTCTCAGCGGGTGCTCAAGTCATGAGTCATTCTCTGAAAATGCTGAAAGTAAGGTTATTTTGAGGGCTTCTCATACTTCTGAAGACATTGAGATGGGTCAACCTCTTGCAGAAGATAGTGGTCTTCCAAATCCATCAACATTTCATGGTAATATAGTCTTCTCAAATCAGCACAAAAATCAGAATGATTTAGAATGCCCTGGTGATGATATCTCATGCATTAGTAGGGCTGATGGCCCAGTTGGTGATCATAATGGGGAAGGAGACAGGAAGAATGTATCATACAGTTCTGCTTCAGTTAATAGCTCTCCTATAGCTGTAGCTACCGTCAATGTTGAACCAACTTCACATTGTCTGGTTAGTAGTCATTGTGGAGAAGAATTGGAACACAAATCTGAATTTACTAAAGAATCTATGAGGAAAACTGCTGGCTTATCAAACAAATTGGACCCATCAGAGATTTCTTACTTAAGAGGTGTTTATGCTGGTCCAAGTCCAACATCACGGAAGGTGTAGATTTCAAAGTTTCTTTTCTAGATGGAAAAATTCCTTTCCATGATGCGAATCTCAAGGGTTTGTTACTTAATACCTGTTTTATTTCCAGGGAGAACCTTCTGAATGCTCTGGAAAACAAGTTGAATCATCATCGGCAAGAGTGGCAGTGGCAACCTCTAGCTTTGGTGGTCAAATGCCAGGTATTCCCAACTGTGCTAGATCTGTGAAATCTGATATTGATTTGGATGATGGGCACCAAGAAACTGAAGCTGTACACTTTTCGGACAAAAAGGAACATTCTGAGAAGTCTTGTGCATTGCTTGAGACATCAAGCGCACAGAAAGGTCCTTTGCAATCTCAGCTTGTTGATGATAATGTTAAATCAGATGTTTTGGAATATGAAGTAAGCatcttttcttctcaatttatATTACCAAGATATCTGTTCATGGCACTGAGAACacctctttttattattattattatttattatttatctttttattagcAATGGTAATTTTTCTCTAGTTAAGAACTGGTGTAGTCAAGGCATCCTCATGCTAAAGGCACTTATATTGCTTACCCTGTGGTCTACATATTCAGCAATTATGAGGCCTTTTATGGTCACCTAGGTGACATGGTGTCAGGAACAGgggtagaaatgtgatattctGGAGACCTGTTCTGCTGTTCCCATTTTCAGTGTTTCAATTGTAACACATTGTGAGCTGCAGTAGTGAAGGATGATGGTCAAAGTCTGGCTATCTtcaattttgtaatatttttatattttatactaACTAATGACCACTAACTTTGGTAGTAATCTAGGGATTGGGTGGTTTTTCTATAATAGAACTTTTAATTATTAGGTTGGGCTGCATGGGGTGGGGTGTTGGGGGTGAGTGGGGAGGACAGGTGTATGAGTGTGCCAGAAGACCTTACAAGTcagaaaattatattataaagagatatttgtcatttcctaggaagGCAATTTCTTAGGCTTCTCAATTTTGAGATCTGAAATAAAAGTGTTACATGAGAAATCATTTTGTTTATGATTGCTAAGCCGGTCTGTACCATGGATTGGTAAACTCTTCTGGTTTGTTTTATGGTGTGAAAATGATCTGAGATATTGTTAATCTAACCCATCCATTTTACATATCGCCTATATATTCTTTGATGGGTACTCCTTATTTTGTGGAttctattttagttttagtttcaCATCCTTTTGTTGTCTACATTATGTGTTGCTGTTTACTGGGACAAATGGTTAACTTCCATGGAGGTAGCCTGTTTTTTATATACTTGATAAATAGGATGCATCATCTGGTCTCTCTCAATCTTTAGAAAGGTTGGTTGATGTGATTTTATTGGCTACCAGACTACTTTTGATTTCAACATGACCTGGGCAAATTAAATGAACTAGATTGTGTATGGACCTATAGGGTGGGTGTCAAACCTCACTCTATAAATCGACATGTGATTTTATTTGTTACTAGACTACTTTTGATTTCACCATGGCCAACAGTAAATTTTAATGTACAATGGACTATACCCTACATTGATTTATAGGGTAACTGCAGAACCCTATAGGACCATAGGTTCTTTATATTAGTGTGAGATTTACAATGCTCACCTGAGAAGGGGCAAAATTCTCGCTAATTATTACAGTCCAAAACTTAATGCTGTGGTGTAAAAACTTTTAGAGAATGAATTATCAATTATATTTTGCTCAGCTATAAAAGAACTTAAGTATCCATAATTATCATCTTTTGAAAGCCtgatttcttttccctttttggtGTAGAGGTTGTAAAGTTGATCCAGAGATTTCAATTGTGTTCTGTTGAATGAATTTAATGTCTCTGCTTATCAacatctattttaatttatgacaTAAATATGCCTAACTAAATGAAACTAATGCACCTTTTGGAGGCTTTAGTATCTGATTGGGCTAAAATCTTTTGGAGGGTACTTTTATCTGAAATTATGATTGTTATATTGGACAAAGGCATGTCAGTGAAGCCACATTATCAtctttgcttctttttcctatttttatcaTTGTTGTAGTTTTGATTGCTTCATTGATGTTGACTCTTTGAAGTCCACTACATTCTTTCTTTTATGATTGTTTTGGGAATAACATTGCATGGTTATTTTTCTTGTGCCTCTGGTAAACAGGTAAAAGTTTGTGATATATGTGGGGATGCAGGTCTGGAGGAACTGCTTGCTACTTGTACCAAGTGCAGTGATGGGGCAGAGCACATGTCagtcctatatatatatatatatatatatttaaaattttccccTTGTTGCTTGAATTTTGAATGACTGCTTGTATATAGAAATCAACATACTAACATACTTCCTATCAAGCAGTTACTGCATGCGCATAAAGCTGGAGAAAGTTCCTGGACGGGGTTGGATGTGTGAAGAATGCATGGCCAAGGAAGAAACTCAAAAAGAAATGAAGTGTACAATTGGATTTTTAAAAGGGTCATCCTTGAATCAAACAAGAAAGAATTCTGGGAATTCAAGTACTTCtaaatttgagaatttcttGGAATTTGAGAGTATGGATTCAACTGTTTCCAGAAGCAGAACAAAAAGCCTTGATTCTGCACCCCAATTCTCTGCTAAGAGACCTGCCGACAGTCTAGAAACTGTCCCAGTTACGAAAAAGAGGACTCTTGAAACCATTACCAGACCAACTAAGGTGCCCAGCCCCCACAAAAAAGATATAttatcatgggattcttcattcAGGAACTTGTGTAAGGGGAAAGTGAAGCAAGCCCATGAAACATCTTTTGGTGATAATTCTTCTAATAATACTCTGCAAAGTGCATGCTTACCTACTGTGTCAGATTATAAGTCACAAAAAATTCCACAACAGCTACAAATGTCACGGGGTAAATTTTTCTGACAAAGCCTTTTCTCCTGGAAGATCATTTTATCCGTGAAACAGAAGCTTTAGCATTTCTAGGTGGACTTTTGGTTTATGGTAGTAATCTACTAACTGggggttttcttttcttttgtctttctttttacAGGTTCTCTTCTtaaatcaaattcattccaCATTTTAGACGCAAATCTGAAAGTTAAACTGTCTGAGAAAGCTGTTCTTCAGAAGCAAAAATTTACCAGAGAAACTGATACCAGTGACATGAAAAAGGGGATTGGCAGAATGATGAGTAAATCCTTGTCATTTAATGGTGTTGGCTCAAAACATTTGAATGTTGCTCAATCAAAAGTTAAAATGTTCTCTTCTAATTTTTCTCATGTTGAGGATTTGAAGAGATTACGACATGCAAAACAGAACTCACTTCAAAGGGATCATAAATCCAAATCATATAACCCTCACATGATTTCACCAGTGGCTGGCTCTGGTGATTCTGCACCAACAACTGACAAAAAAACAGCTTCTCGTGGTGAAACTGTATTAGCCCATTCTTCTGGGATCACTTGCAATGAGTTGAGGTCTATGCAGTTTCATAGAAATTCTAATAATTCTTCAGAACCGACCAGTCGGCTTGCTCCTAAAGACTTAAAATGTTCCCATGGCCAAGGCAggaaattatttctttttcatttaaattatggtttttatactgttattcttttctttatttgattattggttcatctattttttttgttgaatgtttGATTCGCACTGATCGATTATTTTCTAGTGGTTAGCAGGAGTTAGTGGAGCAAAGAGGTCAGCTTTGTGTTTATCTGATGTGGATAAAGATCCATCTCCCAGAATGTCTGATTCTTCTCATGAACCCAAGGTGAACCGAGGTATCCCTGAGGTTGTGCTCACATCTAGCTCATCATTGACTATTAATAGGCATAACTGTAATCCTGGTGCTATTCTGCAAGATCAATCATCTCAAACGGGAAAATCCTCTAATCAGGAAGAACAATCCAGGGTTATCTGTTCTTTCAGCCAGCCCAGGCTGAAAATCTCAGTTGGAAGTAGAAGTGCACACTGCCACAGATGCAAAGGAATAGGCCATTCTAGAGAATCTTGCCCAACCATGAGTTCTCAGGTTCCTATTCTTGATGCTGGAAATTCAAAAGAAGTGAACAAAAGTAGTAAGATGGGAGATGTGGCCAAAGCTGCTATTGTTGGAAAAGATGAATTACACAAAAGGTCCAGATGTCCCAATCAATCTGATGAATTATCTATGTCCAGTTCCAATGTGAACAGCAAAGTTTCTTCAAGCGATTACCTGTCAAGGCATTCAAGTTGGTTAGTGAATCTGTTGTCTGCTGATGAAACCAATGAACAACAAATTAGAGTTGCTAAGGATGTGAGATGGCATGTTGAGCACAATACACAAGCAGCAAATATGATCAAAGTGGAGAACTCAAATTCCGTTGTTCCTTCTGATGAAAGGTTGTATGTGAGAGATGTGCCAAGGCTTGCTTCTACGGTGTCCTTTCCTTCTCGGATTTCTGCTGTTCCAGAGCTTGATTACATATGGCAGTATAGCCTTTTCCTCTTTTCAGGATGTGCATTTTTAAGTTTGTTGAGTGTTCGTTTGAATCAAATCATTGCTGTTCCTTTTGAATGCTAATGAACAAATTTCTCATGTTTCATGCAGAGGAGGATTTGAAGTGCATAGAATTGGAAGGCTTTCAAGTCATTATACTGGGATTCAAGCACATTTATCGACTTGTGCATCACCAAAAGTTCTTGAAGTGGTGCACATGCTTCCTCCAAAAATCATTTTGGAGGAAGTACCTCGCTTGAGTACTTGGCCAGCTCAGTTCATGGAAAATTATGCCACTGAAGATAACATTGCTCTCTACTTCTTTGCAGCAGATCTTGAGAGGTTTGGTTTTTAGCCATATTTGTCTTTGTTCATGTAAATTTCCATGTATAAATTGCTATTGCTTCCTTTCTTACTGACATTCTCTTAAATATGCTTCTTATGCAGCTATGGGAGAAACTACAAGAGCTTGCTGGAATGGATGATTAAGAATGATTTAGCCCTCAAAGGAAATCTCAAGGGAATAGAACTTCTGATATTTTCATCCAAACTGCTTCCTGAAAAATCCCAGCGTAAGAATGGTCTTAATACTCCATCCTTCATATTAGAGCCCATGTCTCATGTGCAAAGCACAAAGTACATGCTCATGCATATGTTTATTTGCTAACTTATACAATCTGTTCTTGGCAGGTTGGAATGCATTATCATTTTTATGGGGTGTATTCAGAGTAAGGAGGGTAAATAACTCAGAACATGTCCCTACTTCTCATATACAGGTTTCTGTTCCCTGCTTGAATATATTACCCTCAGACCAAGATTTGTCTATTACTACCTCTGGGCAGTTGTTTGAAAGTCGATCTGCAACTAACGTAGCCCCACAGGAATTACGACGCATCAATTCTGGAAGGACAAGTTTTGATCAGAAACCAAGTAGAGTCAATACCATTTCATGTTCTAGTGCTCCTATAGGAGAGCAGTTCTCCAATGATATGCTACAGACTAACATCTCCCTGGTAATATTGGTTTGTTTGCACGTTGGTCGTGTTATTAATTGATTTACTTTCTTcagttttattcaaaattttctggCCTTTAAAATCTTATGGATAGTTTTAACTAGTATTTTATTGCTTAGTACCTTCATTTACTTTTAAATGGCAATGATCTTATTGGTTAGGATAGAGTTTGTACATTTGAAACAACGTGAATTGGAAACTCGATTTTACTTGGTAATTTTTGTTGAATGCAAAATACATACAAGAAGTTGAGGTGGGTGATGAATATGGAAAATATTCATCTCCTTTTTCCTCGATTTGATGTTGTCTTGTGATGCTTATGATGGATGTGGTCCCTGCTTTAGTAGCATTATTGTCGTCAGTTGACATCTGTCTTTAAAATCATGCAGAGTGTAAATTactttttctgatttttaattctaaattcaTTAGTTTTGATACTTGAAATGCTTTCTTGTCTTGCCTTTCTGTATATTTTGTAGTTGTCCATAAAATTCTATTAGCTGTCTTCATATAATCAGGCtttgtttggtatttcagtATACAATTGGATCATCTAGAAGCATATAACTGCTGACTGATATCATTAATAATAATGGAACACATGAGGCTGGCCCAGCCAAGTATGCCAGTGTCTAAGTAACTCTGACCTGGCCCAGTGTTGGGCAATCACCAGAGCCATCTCAGGCTTGTATTGTTTTTTGACAACTATGGCCTTGACCTTCTTAGAACTAAATTGCCAAAGAAACAGATAACCTTCTAGAGCAAATGTAACTTGGAAAATTTCTTGCTGTGCACAACCAACACTGAAAATACAATGACTGCAACCAGTATGTtattattttgagaaataatttatcataatGTTATTGCCATCATTGACATGTAATGCGGTTTAAGTTTCTGAAGTAAAAATGGTTCAATTTTCTGAGAAGTAAAACTAACTTaaagctaattttttttcttctttatcttttcCTTATTGTTTTATGATAGTTACTTTATTAATATTCGACAAGCCTGAAACAATATTCTTAGAATGTTTATGGTGGTTACTTTCAGAGGAATACATGATTTAGGAGTGAATGTGTTTGATGCTGGCACTTATACATCCCTCATGTTCCCTTTTATGTTCTTTAATGAATATGTTGTGTGTTGGCTTCTCTCCTTCTATTGTTGTTGTTTATCATCGCTCACATTTCTTT
This DNA window, taken from Vitis vinifera cultivar Pinot Noir 40024 chromosome 2, ASM3070453v1, encodes the following:
- the LOC100243800 gene encoding uncharacterized protein LOC100243800 isoform X9: MAKHKFRTLEELYGVSEEVSQPKITPVLKGGYRIQGPADDAESVIQLTMGSCGTEKGFSGHFSSGKLYTRAESEICNVCATLCSSCMHFDRVASLVGKMTEFSDEGCQEKIASRCFFNDAELLSPCKSNASDDQQHTSSETSNLLSGCSSHESFSENAESKVILRASHTSEDIEMGQPLAEDSGLPNPSTFHGNIVFSNQHKNQNDLECPGDDISCISRADGPVGDHNGEGDRKNVSYSSASVNSSPIAVATVNVEPTSHCLVSSHCGEELEHKSEFTKESMRKTAGLSNKLDPSEISYLRGVYAGPSPTSRKGEPSECSGKQVESSSARVAVATSSFGGQMPGIPNCARSVKSDIDLDDGHQETEAVHFSDKKEHSEKSCALLETSSAQKGPLQSQLVDDNVKSDVLEYEVKVCDICGDAGLEELLATCTKCSDGAEHIYCMRIKLEKVPGRGWMCEECMAKEETQKEMKCTIGFLKGSSLNQTRKNSGNSSTSKFENFLEFESMDSTVSRSRTKSLDSAPQFSAKRPADSLETVPVTKKRTLETITRPTKVPSPHKKDILSWDSSFRNLCKGKVKQAHETSFGDNSSNNTLQSACLPTVSDYKSQKIPQQLQMSRGSLLKSNSFHILDANLKVKLSEKAVLQKQKFTRETDTSDMKKGIGRMMSKSLSFNGVGSKHLNVAQSKVKMFSSNFSHVEDLKRLRHAKQNSLQRDHKSKSYNPHMISPVAGSGDSAPTTDKKTASRGETVLAHSSGITCNELRSMQFHRNSNNSSEPTSRLAPKDLKCSHGQGVSGAKRSALCLSDVDKDPSPRMSDSSHEPKVNRGIPEVVLTSSSSLTINRHNCNPGAILQDQSSQTGKSSNQEEQSRVICSFSQPRLKISVGSRSAHCHRCKGIGHSRESCPTMSSQVPILDAGNSKEVNKSSKMGDVAKAAIVGKDELHKRSRCPNQSDELSMSSSNVNSKVSSSDYLSRHSSWLVNLLSADETNEQQIRVAKDVRWHVEHNTQAANMIKVENSNSVVPSDERLYVRDVPRLASTVSFPSRISAVPELDYIWQGGFEVHRIGRLSSHYTGIQAHLSTCASPKVLEVVHMLPPKIILEEVPRLSTWPAQFMENYATEDNIALYFFAADLESYGRNYKSLLEWMIKNDLALKGNLKGIELLIFSSKLLPEKSQRWNALSFLWGVFRVRRELRRINSGRTSFDQKPSRVNTISCSSAPIGEQFSNDMLQTNISLNEHRGCEGRVEVDPKLCLQARGEHRSEGMKVEEKTECERAQSDFCGMYEYNTARDAKYSGNGYPSGVNDPHCSFPVEDQRCQGAHNIEISEKLKMTGGSAFSASGSVDLGLGVKFSQQQVPSIDGEDQAKSGYPNLELSLGAEKKPTKQEMAPSFLGIVNKKSNQDKHQNPESNRKSSDEELSLSLSLGLSFPDRTNARA
- the LOC100243800 gene encoding uncharacterized protein LOC100243800 isoform X1 — protein: MAKHKFRTLEELYGVSEEVSQPKITPVLKGGYRIQGPADDAESVIQLTMGSCGTEKGFSGHFSSGKLYTRAESEICNVCATLCSSCMHFDRVASLVGKMTEFSDEGCQEKIASRCFFNDAELLSPCKSNASDDQQHTSSETSNLLSGCSSHESFSENAESKVILRASHTSEDIEMGQPLAEDSGLPNPSTFHGNIVFSNQHKNQNDLECPGDDISCISRADGPVGDHNGEGDRKNVSYSSASVNSSPIAVATVNVEPTSHCLVSSHCGEELEHKSEFTKESMRKTAGLSNKLDPSEISYLRGVYAGPSPTSRKGEPSECSGKQVESSSARVAVATSSFGGQMPGIPNCARSVKSDIDLDDGHQETEAVHFSDKKEHSEKSCALLETSSAQKGPLQSQLVDDNVKSDVLEYEVKVCDICGDAGLEELLATCTKCSDGAEHIYCMRIKLEKVPGRGWMCEECMAKEETQKEMKCTIGFLKGSSLNQTRKNSGNSSTSKFENFLEFESMDSTVSRSRTKSLDSAPQFSAKRPADSLETVPVTKKRTLETITRPTKVPSPHKKDILSWDSSFRNLCKGKVKQAHETSFGDNSSNNTLQSACLPTVSDYKSQKIPQQLQMSRGSLLKSNSFHILDANLKVKLSEKAVLQKQKFTRETDTSDMKKGIGRMMSKSLSFNGVGSKHLNVAQSKVKMFSSNFSHVEDLKRLRHAKQNSLQRDHKSKSYNPHMISPVAGSGDSAPTTDKKTASRGETVLAHSSGITCNELRSMQFHRNSNNSSEPTSRLAPKDLKCSHGQAGVSGAKRSALCLSDVDKDPSPRMSDSSHEPKVNRGIPEVVLTSSSSLTINRHNCNPGAILQDQSSQTGKSSNQEEQSRVICSFSQPRLKISVGSRSAHCHRCKGIGHSRESCPTMSSQVPILDAGNSKEVNKSSKMGDVAKAAIVGKDELHKRSRCPNQSDELSMSSSNVNSKVSSSDYLSRHSSWLVNLLSADETNEQQIRVAKDVRWHVEHNTQAANMIKVENSNSVVPSDERLYVRDVPRLASTVSFPSRISAVPELDYIWQGGFEVHRIGRLSSHYTGIQAHLSTCASPKVLEVVHMLPPKIILEEVPRLSTWPAQFMENYATEDNIALYFFAADLESYGRNYKSLLEWMIKNDLALKGNLKGIELLIFSSKLLPEKSQRWNALSFLWGVFRVRRVNNSEHVPTSHIQVSVPCLNILPSDQDLSITTSGQLFESRSATNVAPQELRRINSGRTSFDQKPSRVNTISCSSAPIGEQFSNDMLQTNISLNEHRGCEGRVEVDPKLCLQARGEHRSEGMKVEEKTECERAQSDFCGMYEYNTARDAKYSGNGYPSGVNDPHCSFPVEDQRCQGAHNIEISEKLKMTGGSAFSASGSVDLGLGVKFSQQQVPSIDGEDQAKSGYPNLELSLGAEKKPTKQEMAPSFLGIVNKKSNQDKHQNPESNRKSSDEELSLSLSLGLSFPDRTNARA
- the LOC100243800 gene encoding uncharacterized protein LOC100243800 isoform X8, with amino-acid sequence MAKHKFRTLEELYGVSEEVSQPKITPVLKGGYRIQGPADDAESVIQLTMGSCGTEKGFSGHFSSGKLYTRAESEICNVCATLCSSCMHFDRVASLVGKMTEFSDEGCQEKIASRCFFNDAELLSPCKSNASDDQQHTSSETSNLLSGCSSHESFSENAESKVILRASHTSEDIEMGQPLAEDSGLPNPSTFHGNIVFSNQHKNQNDLECPGDDISCISRADGPVGDHNGEGDRKNVSYSSASVNSSPIAVATVNVEPTSHCLVSSHCGEELEHKSEFTKESMRKTAGLSNKLDPSEISYLRGVYAGPSPTSRKGEPSECSGKQVESSSARVAVATSSFGGQMPGIPNCARSVKSDIDLDDGHQETEAVHFSDKKEHSEKSCALLETSSAQKGPLQSQLVDDNVKSDVLEYEVKVCDICGDAGLEELLATCTKCSDGAEHIYCMRIKLEKVPGRGWMCEECMAKEETQKEMKCTIGFLKGSSLNQTRKNSGNSSTSKFENFLEFESMDSTVSRSRTKSLDSAPQFSAKRPADSLETVPVTKKRTLETITRPTKVPSPHKKDILSWDSSFRNLCKGKVKQAHETSFGDNSSNNTLQSACLPTVSDYKSQKIPQQLQMSRGSLLKSNSFHILDANLKVKLSEKAVLQKQKFTRETDTSDMKKGIGRMMSKSLSFNGVGSKHLNVAQSKVKMFSSNFSHVEDLKRLRHAKQNSLQRDHKSKSYNPHMISPVAGSGDSAPTTDKKTASRGETVLAHSSGITCNELRSMQFHRNSNNSSEPTSRLAPKDLKCSHGQAGVSGAKRSALCLSDVDKDPSPRMSDSSHEPKVNRGIPEVVLTSSSSLTINRHNCNPGAILQDQSSQTGKSSNQEEQSRVICSFSQPRLKISVGSRSAHCHRCKGIGHSRESCPTMSSQVPILDAGNSKEVNKSSKMGDVAKAAIVGKDELHKRSRCPNQSDELSMSSSNVNSKVSSSDYLSRHSSWLVNLLSADETNEQQIRVAKDVRWHVEHNTQAANMIKVENSNSVVPSDERLYVRDVPRLASTVSFPSRISAVPELDYIWQGGFEVHRIGRLSSHYTGIQAHLSTCASPKVLEVVHMLPPKIILEEVPRLSTWPAQFMENYATEDNIALYFFAADLESYGRNYKSLLEWMIKNDLALKGNLKGIELLIFSSKLLPEKSQRWNALSFLWGVFRVRRELRRINSGRTSFDQKPSRVNTISCSSAPIGEQFSNDMLQTNISLNEHRGCEGRVEVDPKLCLQARGEHRSEGMKVEEKTECERAQSDFCGMYEYNTARDAKYSGNGYPSGVNDPHCSFPVEDQRCQGAHNIEISEKLKMTGGSAFSASGSVDLGLGVKFSQQQVPSIDGEDQAKSGYPNLELSLGAEKKPTKQEMAPSFLGIVNKKSNQDKHQNPESNRKSSDEELSLSLSLGLSFPDRTNARA
- the LOC100243800 gene encoding uncharacterized protein LOC100243800 isoform X6, which gives rise to MAKHKFRTLEELYGVSEEVSQPKITPVLKGGYRIQGPADDAESVIQLTMGSCGTEKGFSGHFSSGKLYTRAESEICNVCATLCSSCMHFDRVASLVGKMTEFSDEGCQEKIASRCFFNDAELLSPCKSNASDDQQHTSSETSNLLSGCSSHESFSENAESKVILRASHTSEDIEMGQPLAEDSGLPNPSTFHGNIVFSNQHKNQNDLECPGDDISCISRADGPVGDHNGEGDRKNVSYSSASVNSSPIAVATVNVEPTSHCLVSSHCGEELEHKSEFTKESMRKTAGLSNKLDPSEISYLRGVYAGPSPTSRKGEPSECSGKQVESSSARVAVATSSFGGQMPGIPNCARSVKSDIDLDDGHQETEAVHFSDKKEHSEKSCALLETSSAQKGPLQSQLVDDNVKSDVLEYEVKVCDICGDAGLEELLATCTKCSDGAEHIYCMRIKLEKVPGRGWMCEECMAKEETQKEMKCTIGFLKGSSLNQTRKNSGNSSTSKFENFLEFESMDSTVSRSRTKSLDSAPQFSAKRPADSLETVPVTKKRTLETITRPTKVPSPHKKDILSWDSSFRNLCKGKVKQAHETSFGDNSSNNTLQSACLPTVSDYKSQKIPQQLQMSRGSLLKSNSFHILDANLKVKLSEKAVLQKQKFTRETDTSDMKKGIGRMMSKSLSFNGVGSKHLNVAQSKVKMFSSNFSHVEDLKRLRHAKQNSLQRDHKSKSYNPHMISPVAGSGDSAPTTDKKTASRGETVLAHSSGITCNELRSMQFHRNSNNSSEPTSRLAPKDLKCSHGQAGVSGAKRSALCLSDVDKDPSPRMSDSSHEPKVNRGIPEVVLTSSSSLTINRHNCNPGAILQDQSSQTGKSSNQEEQSRVICSFSQPRLKISVGSRSAHCHRCKGIGHSRESCPTMSSQVPILDAGNSKEVNKSSKMGDVAKAAIVGKDELHKRSRCPNQSDELSMSSSNVNSKVSSSDYLSRHSSWLVNLLSADETNEQQIRVAKDVRWHVEHNTQAANMIKVENSNSVVPSDERLYVRDVPRLASTVSFPSRISAVPELDYIWQGGFEVHRIGRLSSHYTGIQAHLSTCASPKVLEVVHMLPPKIILEEVPRLSTWPAQFMENYATEDNIALYFFAADLESYGRNYKSLLEWMIKNDLALKGNLKGIELLIFSSKLLPEKSQRWNALSFLWGVFRVRRVNNSEHVPTSHIQELRRINSGRTSFDQKPSRVNTISCSSAPIGEQFSNDMLQTNISLNEHRGCEGRVEVDPKLCLQARGEHRSEGMKVEEKTECERAQSDFCGMYEYNTARDAKYSGNGYPSGVNDPHCSFPVEDQRCQGAHNIEISEKLKMTGGSAFSASGSVDLGLGVKFSQQQVPSIDGEDQAKSGYPNLELSLGAEKKPTKQEMAPSFLGIVNKKSNQDKHQNPESNRKSSDEELSLSLSLGLSFPDRTNARA
- the LOC100243800 gene encoding uncharacterized protein LOC100243800 isoform X2, coding for MAKHKFRTLEELYGVSEEVSQPKITPVLKGGYRIQGPADDAESVIQLTMGSCGTEKGFSGHFSSGKLYTRAESEICNVCATLCSSCMHFDRVASLVGKMTEFSDEGCQEKIASRCFFNDAELLSPCKSNASDDQQHTSSETSNLLSGCSSHESFSENAESKVILRASHTSEDIEMGQPLAEDSGLPNPSTFHGNIVFSNQHKNQNDLECPGDDISCISRADGPVGDHNGEGDRKNVSYSSASVNSSPIAVATVNVEPTSHCLVSSHCGEELEHKSEFTKESMRKTAGLSNKLDPSEISYLRGVYAGPSPTSRKGEPSECSGKQVESSSARVAVATSSFGGQMPGIPNCARSVKSDIDLDDGHQETEAVHFSDKKEHSEKSCALLETSSAQKGPLQSQLVDDNVKSDVLEYEVKVCDICGDAGLEELLATCTKCSDGAEHIYCMRIKLEKVPGRGWMCEECMAKEETQKEMKCTIGFLKGSSLNQTRKNSGNSSTSKFENFLEFESMDSTVSRSRTKSLDSAPQFSAKRPADSLETVPVTKKRTLETITRPTKVPSPHKKDILSWDSSFRNLCKGKVKQAHETSFGDNSSNNTLQSACLPTVSDYKSQKIPQQLQMSRGSLLKSNSFHILDANLKVKLSEKAVLQKQKFTRETDTSDMKKGIGRMMSKSLSFNGVGSKHLNVAQSKVKMFSSNFSHVEDLKRLRHAKQNSLQRDHKSKSYNPHMISPVAGSGDSAPTTDKKTASRGETVLAHSSGITCNELRSMQFHRNSNNSSEPTSRLAPKDLKCSHGQGVSGAKRSALCLSDVDKDPSPRMSDSSHEPKVNRGIPEVVLTSSSSLTINRHNCNPGAILQDQSSQTGKSSNQEEQSRVICSFSQPRLKISVGSRSAHCHRCKGIGHSRESCPTMSSQVPILDAGNSKEVNKSSKMGDVAKAAIVGKDELHKRSRCPNQSDELSMSSSNVNSKVSSSDYLSRHSSWLVNLLSADETNEQQIRVAKDVRWHVEHNTQAANMIKVENSNSVVPSDERLYVRDVPRLASTVSFPSRISAVPELDYIWQGGFEVHRIGRLSSHYTGIQAHLSTCASPKVLEVVHMLPPKIILEEVPRLSTWPAQFMENYATEDNIALYFFAADLESYGRNYKSLLEWMIKNDLALKGNLKGIELLIFSSKLLPEKSQRWNALSFLWGVFRVRRVNNSEHVPTSHIQVSVPCLNILPSDQDLSITTSGQLFESRSATNVAPQELRRINSGRTSFDQKPSRVNTISCSSAPIGEQFSNDMLQTNISLNEHRGCEGRVEVDPKLCLQARGEHRSEGMKVEEKTECERAQSDFCGMYEYNTARDAKYSGNGYPSGVNDPHCSFPVEDQRCQGAHNIEISEKLKMTGGSAFSASGSVDLGLGVKFSQQQVPSIDGEDQAKSGYPNLELSLGAEKKPTKQEMAPSFLGIVNKKSNQDKHQNPESNRKSSDEELSLSLSLGLSFPDRTNARA